A window from Longibacter salinarum encodes these proteins:
- a CDS encoding DivIVA domain-containing protein, whose amino-acid sequence MKLTPLDIRKHEFDRSLRGYSTEEVESFLELVANQWEEMAEDRRRLKNKVQDLESQMKHYQKVEEALQEALEQTKRNAEQQLQNAKDEARNIVESARAEAKEIRREAEEERAQMRSETEDLRNRRQQIASRLKAFLSSEMEILGQYVEGDAMVGSRSDATSMPPVKEPSDYKPAPSPASETSPQPEPEASAPAPPAQPEVSTNPEANTTAPEPSVSEEEEEANAPDFSNFDFDFGDDEDDETSTASAAEHEAEAEDPEDARLEDSLNDVIEEERQSERAEAQAASTAQDVLDEDQETVDELADFFSADTLSEADQAEREPSDPDVSAEEMIDEPDASEAESVSAESIFGSTMKEAGEAAEDASHTPTADDSIDDEPSESEFAAVFSGLEEAQAASESDVAEPDPEPVSTEEESEAEEIDFSSAFGDEDEDEEMFSGAFDTVEGQDEVTTQVDEADHASDDVSIEESAIEDVEASDEDDDDLERAMRSLFPVLEQGEEDGSAATADAGTPVGQEQPTNASEEDSDPVSESGTQFDAIKKDVQKQAQAKTGEAAPEQTKSEDGASKKKKKRDDEASTEEIEKIWSILEDMD is encoded by the coding sequence ATGAAACTTACCCCTCTCGACATACGGAAACATGAGTTCGACCGTAGCCTGCGAGGCTACAGCACCGAAGAGGTGGAGTCGTTCCTCGAGTTGGTTGCGAATCAGTGGGAGGAAATGGCTGAGGATCGCCGCCGTCTGAAGAACAAGGTGCAGGATCTGGAGAGCCAGATGAAGCACTACCAGAAGGTGGAGGAGGCGCTTCAAGAGGCACTGGAGCAGACCAAGCGCAATGCGGAGCAGCAACTTCAGAACGCCAAAGATGAAGCCCGAAATATCGTAGAGTCGGCTCGGGCAGAGGCCAAGGAGATCCGTCGCGAAGCCGAGGAGGAGCGTGCACAGATGCGGTCCGAGACGGAGGATCTACGAAACCGTCGTCAGCAGATTGCCTCGCGCCTCAAGGCCTTCCTTTCCTCGGAAATGGAAATTCTGGGCCAGTATGTGGAGGGCGACGCGATGGTCGGCTCCCGCTCCGATGCCACATCGATGCCGCCGGTGAAGGAGCCGTCGGATTATAAACCGGCGCCGTCGCCTGCTTCCGAGACGTCGCCGCAACCGGAACCGGAAGCGTCCGCTCCTGCACCGCCTGCCCAGCCGGAGGTCTCAACCAATCCGGAGGCGAACACGACAGCGCCAGAGCCGAGTGTCTCCGAGGAGGAGGAGGAAGCCAACGCACCGGACTTTTCCAACTTTGACTTTGACTTCGGCGACGACGAAGACGACGAGACCTCGACGGCGTCGGCTGCCGAGCACGAAGCGGAGGCGGAGGATCCGGAAGACGCCCGACTGGAGGACTCGCTGAACGACGTTATTGAAGAGGAGCGCCAGTCCGAACGTGCCGAGGCGCAGGCAGCGTCGACGGCACAGGACGTATTGGATGAAGACCAGGAAACGGTTGATGAACTCGCGGACTTCTTTTCGGCAGATACGCTGTCCGAGGCGGATCAAGCCGAGAGGGAGCCATCAGATCCCGACGTCAGCGCGGAAGAGATGATCGATGAACCTGACGCATCGGAGGCGGAATCCGTCAGCGCGGAGTCGATCTTTGGTTCCACGATGAAAGAGGCGGGCGAAGCGGCGGAAGACGCATCGCACACGCCAACCGCTGATGACTCGATCGACGACGAACCATCGGAAAGTGAGTTTGCCGCGGTCTTCTCCGGACTGGAGGAAGCCCAGGCTGCGTCAGAATCCGACGTTGCAGAGCCGGACCCGGAGCCCGTCTCCACCGAGGAAGAGAGCGAAGCGGAGGAAATCGACTTCTCCTCGGCATTTGGTGACGAGGACGAAGATGAGGAGATGTTCAGCGGTGCCTTCGATACGGTTGAGGGCCAGGACGAGGTGACCACTCAGGTCGACGAAGCGGATCACGCGTCGGATGACGTATCGATCGAAGAGTCCGCCATCGAGGATGTTGAGGCGTCGGATGAAGACGACGATGACCTCGAACGCGCCATGCGCTCGCTCTTCCCGGTTCTGGAGCAGGGTGAGGAAGATGGTTCCGCTGCGACTGCGGATGCCGGGACACCGGTTGGGCAGGAGCAACCCACCAACGCATCGGAAGAGGACTCGGACCCGGTTTCTGAAAGCGGCACCCAGTTCGACGCTATTAAGAAGGACGTGCAGAAGCAGGCACAGGCTAAGACCGGTGAGGCTGCACCCGAACAAACAAAGAGCGAAGACGGCGCGTCGAAGAAAAAGAAGAAGCGTGACGACGAGGCGTCGACCGAAGAGATCGAGAAGATCTGGAGCATCCTCGAGGACATGGACTGA
- a CDS encoding YggS family pyridoxal phosphate-dependent enzyme: protein MSQIPEASAEIREQIDPDAVRERVATVRRRIEEACRTAGRDPAEITIVAVSKTFPMQSIAAGVASGLLHFGENRARELRDKEKARPGKLHDGDVIWRFIGHLQTNKAKYIARHADWFDALDSPRIAEALDERAAKNDRILPCLVQVNISGADQKYGLEPEDVYDFLDVCADYDHLHVKGLMAMASYTENPEEVRPQFRRMKELFDGYEAANNPRVDMDELSLGMSTDFEVAIEEGSTMIRLGSSIFGPRHYD, encoded by the coding sequence ATGAGCCAGATTCCCGAGGCGTCTGCCGAGATACGTGAGCAGATCGATCCTGATGCTGTACGTGAACGTGTCGCGACCGTGCGTCGTCGCATCGAAGAGGCATGTCGTACGGCGGGCCGTGATCCGGCGGAAATTACCATCGTGGCTGTTTCCAAAACGTTCCCGATGCAGTCGATCGCAGCCGGCGTCGCGAGTGGACTGCTTCATTTCGGTGAAAACAGGGCCCGAGAGCTCCGCGACAAGGAGAAAGCGCGCCCTGGAAAACTACATGACGGCGACGTGATCTGGCGGTTCATCGGTCACCTACAAACGAATAAGGCAAAGTACATCGCTCGTCATGCCGACTGGTTCGACGCCCTCGATAGCCCTCGCATTGCTGAGGCGCTGGACGAGCGGGCGGCGAAGAACGACCGTATCTTGCCGTGCCTTGTGCAAGTCAACATCAGTGGCGCGGATCAGAAGTACGGCCTGGAGCCCGAAGACGTGTATGATTTTCTGGACGTATGTGCAGACTACGACCACCTGCACGTGAAAGGGCTCATGGCGATGGCATCTTACACGGAGAATCCCGAAGAGGTGCGGCCCCAGTTCCGGCGGATGAAAGAGCTGTTCGACGGATACGAAGCCGCCAATAATCCTCGCGTCGATATGGACGAGCTGTCGCTCGGCATGAGTACCGACTTCGAAGTTGCCATTGAGGAGGGGAGCACGATGATCCGGTTGGGCAGCTCGATCTTTGGACCGCGCCATTACGACTGA
- a CDS encoding DUF2279 domain-containing protein, with product MPTATDSVASDSMASTSSYRSPATAPPLAAPSRSIGAWSPLPAPQITPRLELPESVRAVPPRRSSMGRSGIRWGRFAGVTAALAAGYTGIYLFERKQWWDGPGSGFKFDSHLNYARNFDKISHLYAGEVQALINARLLEWSGVPKNQASLWGAVTSLAAQTHVEIHDGYSARWGFDWYDQAANTVGAAWFYAHDRIPAMRRFDLRWSYYPSNAWLKNLEERQKEGTMFADDYSGHAYWMSMQVYDLLPGALGRAWPEFLQVSVGASLHDWTDDTWSLKGPERGRDPDAYVAYYVSLDVDWRKVIPRNSWLGRSAGDFLNRFHLPFPAVRVWPEPGVHLIFVGQK from the coding sequence ATGCCCACTGCGACCGACTCCGTCGCATCTGATTCCATGGCGTCGACCTCTTCCTACCGATCGCCCGCGACCGCTCCACCGCTGGCAGCCCCCTCCCGCTCGATCGGCGCCTGGTCCCCGCTCCCTGCTCCACAGATCACCCCAAGGCTTGAGCTTCCTGAATCCGTCCGCGCCGTGCCCCCGAGACGCTCGTCCATGGGCCGGAGCGGAATTCGCTGGGGACGTTTCGCCGGGGTGACAGCGGCCCTTGCCGCCGGATACACCGGCATTTACCTGTTTGAGCGAAAGCAGTGGTGGGACGGACCCGGATCCGGCTTCAAGTTCGACAGCCATCTCAACTACGCCCGCAACTTCGACAAGATATCCCACCTGTATGCAGGAGAAGTGCAGGCCCTGATCAATGCTCGTCTCCTGGAGTGGTCCGGCGTGCCGAAAAACCAGGCCTCGCTGTGGGGCGCCGTGACGAGTCTCGCGGCGCAGACGCACGTTGAGATCCACGACGGATACAGCGCACGCTGGGGGTTTGACTGGTATGACCAGGCGGCCAATACGGTCGGTGCCGCCTGGTTCTATGCCCACGACCGTATTCCCGCGATGCGGCGTTTCGACCTGCGCTGGTCGTACTATCCGTCGAATGCGTGGCTTAAGAACCTCGAAGAACGACAGAAAGAGGGCACTATGTTCGCTGACGACTACAGCGGCCACGCATACTGGATGAGCATGCAGGTGTACGATCTGTTACCTGGCGCACTCGGACGGGCGTGGCCGGAGTTTTTGCAGGTATCTGTCGGCGCCTCCCTCCACGACTGGACCGACGACACCTGGTCCCTCAAGGGTCCGGAGCGCGGGCGCGACCCCGATGCCTATGTCGCATACTACGTCAGTCTCGACGTCGACTGGAGAAAAGTCATCCCCCGCAATTCATGGCTCGGACGAAGCGCTGGCGACTTCTTGAACCGGTTCCACTTGCCCTTCCCTGCCGTCCGCGTCTGGCCCGAACCGGGCGTCCACCTCATCTTCGTCGGACAGAAGTAG
- a CDS encoding ABC transporter permease: MSLFVLQMAWRDSRGSRRRLALYLSAMVLGVAALVAIQGFGENLEYTVDAEAKTLLGADFSLESDRPFPDPIEAIIDSLGGAQSRRVSFASMALFPKNDRTRLATVRATEGGYPFYGEVVTRPREAVDIYRENGSALVDGTLLKQFGAEVGDSIQIGRRSYRIEGELVKMPRESSIVSSISPRVYIPQSELDTTLLGRGSRAEYEVYFKFDDGRDVEAMEEKLDPTLDEYDVGSDTVEEAAGNWREGLGNLYRFLSLVGFVALLLGSLGVASAVHVYVRRRIESIAVLRCLGAAGGQTFQIYLVQAAVLGLIGAVVGSAIGIGIQMLVPSLLADFLPVPVEFFLSWRAILMGLGIGVGVTLLFALWPLLEVRGVSPMRALRANVEPTTGGWRDPLRWAVVGAIATGVIGFAILQAPTWQVGLGYAGSLVVVFGLLAGVAWAIVRGVQRYFPSGWAYPWRQGLANLYRPQNQTMVLMLSLGLGTFLITTLFLVQQTLIEQIRVTGGEEGRPNLVLWDVQPDQLSGVDSLLRANELPVMEKTPIVTMSLSSVKGRTIDELRADSTFDMTFAHTREYRVTYRSETSPSETLIEGTMPDSVQGDPLRTGEPVSVSIEAEIANEELNVAMGDTLTFDVQGVPVTTVISSIREVDWQRIGTNFFVVFPPGVLERAPQIYAVLSRAPNEDVSASVQSNLVQAYPNVSAIDLSLVLSTFDQLFQKLSFVIRFMALFSIATGLIVLISAVVVSRSERAQESVLLKTLGASRSTVFQITAIEYLFLGAFAALTGLVLSVGATWALATFVFEGPFVPDFFAVAGAFVIVTALTVGIGLLNSRGVYDRPPMDVLRAAEV; encoded by the coding sequence ATGAGTCTTTTTGTTCTTCAGATGGCCTGGCGCGACAGTCGCGGCAGTCGTCGTCGCCTTGCGCTCTATCTCTCCGCCATGGTGCTGGGTGTAGCCGCTCTCGTTGCCATCCAGGGGTTTGGGGAAAACCTTGAATACACGGTCGATGCCGAAGCAAAGACATTGCTTGGCGCGGACTTTAGCCTGGAAAGTGATCGTCCGTTTCCGGACCCGATCGAGGCTATTATCGACTCGCTCGGTGGAGCGCAGAGCCGTCGCGTGTCGTTCGCCTCGATGGCGCTGTTCCCGAAAAACGATCGTACTCGACTCGCGACGGTGCGCGCGACGGAAGGGGGCTACCCGTTCTATGGAGAGGTCGTGACGCGTCCGCGAGAGGCCGTGGATATCTACCGCGAGAATGGATCGGCTTTGGTAGATGGGACCCTTTTGAAGCAATTCGGCGCGGAGGTGGGAGACTCGATCCAGATTGGTCGGCGCAGCTATCGGATCGAGGGGGAGCTGGTGAAGATGCCGCGCGAGTCGTCGATCGTGTCGTCCATCAGTCCACGTGTTTACATTCCACAGAGCGAACTGGACACGACGCTGCTGGGGCGCGGAAGCCGAGCGGAGTACGAGGTTTACTTCAAGTTCGACGATGGCCGTGACGTGGAGGCCATGGAGGAGAAACTCGATCCGACGCTTGACGAGTACGACGTGGGATCTGATACCGTCGAAGAAGCGGCCGGAAACTGGCGCGAAGGATTGGGGAATCTGTATCGTTTCCTGAGTCTGGTCGGCTTCGTTGCGCTGCTGCTGGGAAGTCTTGGTGTGGCGAGCGCCGTGCACGTGTATGTTCGCCGACGCATCGAATCGATCGCCGTCTTGCGCTGTCTCGGTGCCGCCGGCGGACAAACCTTTCAAATTTATCTTGTGCAGGCGGCTGTGCTCGGTCTGATCGGCGCGGTGGTCGGGTCCGCGATCGGGATCGGAATTCAGATGCTGGTTCCGAGCCTTCTCGCCGACTTCTTGCCGGTGCCGGTGGAGTTCTTTCTTTCGTGGCGTGCGATCCTGATGGGGCTGGGCATCGGAGTCGGCGTGACACTACTGTTTGCCCTTTGGCCGCTGCTGGAGGTGAGGGGCGTCTCGCCGATGCGAGCACTGCGGGCGAATGTCGAACCCACGACGGGCGGCTGGCGTGATCCCCTGCGCTGGGCGGTCGTCGGTGCGATTGCGACCGGAGTAATCGGCTTTGCGATCCTGCAGGCCCCGACGTGGCAGGTGGGCCTGGGATATGCGGGAAGTCTCGTCGTCGTGTTCGGCCTCCTGGCGGGCGTGGCGTGGGCCATCGTCCGAGGCGTGCAACGCTATTTCCCTTCCGGTTGGGCGTATCCGTGGCGGCAGGGGCTCGCCAATCTCTATCGCCCGCAGAACCAGACGATGGTGCTGATGCTTTCGCTCGGCCTTGGCACGTTCCTGATCACCACACTTTTCCTCGTGCAGCAGACGCTAATTGAGCAGATCCGTGTGACGGGCGGCGAGGAGGGGCGGCCGAATCTCGTGCTCTGGGACGTGCAGCCAGACCAGTTGTCCGGGGTAGACAGCCTCCTGCGTGCCAACGAGCTTCCGGTGATGGAGAAGACGCCGATCGTGACGATGTCGCTGTCGAGCGTGAAGGGCCGAACGATTGACGAGCTTCGGGCTGACTCGACCTTCGACATGACGTTCGCTCACACGCGCGAATATCGTGTCACCTACCGGAGTGAAACGAGCCCGAGCGAGACGCTCATCGAGGGCACGATGCCCGACTCTGTCCAGGGGGATCCGCTACGGACCGGGGAGCCGGTTTCGGTGTCGATCGAGGCGGAAATTGCAAACGAGGAGTTGAACGTGGCCATGGGAGATACGCTGACGTTCGACGTGCAGGGCGTACCGGTCACGACCGTGATTTCTAGCATTCGAGAGGTCGACTGGCAGCGCATCGGGACGAATTTCTTCGTCGTCTTTCCGCCGGGAGTCCTGGAACGAGCGCCTCAGATCTATGCTGTGCTGAGTCGCGCACCGAATGAGGACGTATCGGCAAGCGTTCAAAGCAATCTCGTGCAGGCGTACCCGAATGTATCAGCCATCGATCTGTCGCTCGTGTTGAGCACGTTCGACCAGCTCTTCCAGAAGCTTTCCTTCGTGATTCGCTTTATGGCCCTCTTTAGCATCGCCACCGGCCTCATTGTTCTCATCAGTGCGGTTGTTGTCAGCCGGTCGGAGCGAGCACAGGAGAGCGTACTGCTGAAAACGCTCGGTGCGTCGAGGTCAACCGTCTTTCAAATCACGGCCATCGAGTACCTTTTCCTCGGAGCGTTTGCGGCACTGACGGGGCTGGTGCTGTCGGTTGGTGCGACGTGGGCGCTGGCGACGTTCGTGTTCGAGGGGCCGTTCGTACCGGACTTCTTCGCCGTTGCCGGTGCGTTCGTCATCGTGACCGCGCTGACCGTCGGAATCGGCCTTCTCAATAGCCGAGGTGTCTACGACCGGCCACCGATGGACGTCCTGCGCGCTGCTGAGGTATGA
- a CDS encoding ABC transporter ATP-binding protein, whose amino-acid sequence MSTVLRVSNLTKTFRSGSRDLTVLDDVSFEVEDGSTCAIVGPSGSGKTTLLGLCAGLDAPTSGTVELCGTDLTPLDEDERAAVRNQYVGFVFQTFRLLPTLTALENVMVPAELQGRSGARDRAATLLDRVGLGDRLDHYPAQLSGGERQRVAMARAFINEPRILFADEPTGNLDVETAETIEDLLFSLNETAGTTLVLVTHNLELAERTGRVLRLRQGRVELDEMRTAA is encoded by the coding sequence ATGAGTACCGTTCTTCGCGTCTCCAATCTAACGAAAACCTTCCGTAGCGGCTCACGCGACTTGACCGTGCTCGACGACGTCTCGTTCGAGGTCGAAGACGGGAGCACGTGCGCTATCGTCGGTCCGTCAGGCAGTGGAAAGACGACGTTGCTCGGCTTGTGCGCCGGACTCGACGCTCCGACATCTGGTACGGTCGAACTGTGCGGGACCGACCTTACACCACTTGACGAGGACGAGCGGGCGGCCGTTCGGAATCAATATGTCGGCTTCGTCTTCCAGACGTTCCGGCTGCTTCCGACACTGACGGCACTGGAAAATGTGATGGTCCCGGCGGAGCTCCAGGGCCGAAGTGGTGCCCGTGATCGTGCGGCGACGCTCCTGGATCGCGTCGGGCTCGGCGATCGGCTTGACCACTATCCGGCGCAACTCTCGGGAGGAGAGCGCCAGCGTGTCGCGATGGCGCGCGCATTCATCAACGAACCCCGCATCCTTTTCGCCGATGAGCCGACGGGGAATCTGGATGTCGAAACGGCTGAGACGATCGAAGATCTTCTTTTCAGCCTGAACGAGACGGCTGGCACGACCCTCGTGCTCGTCACGCACAACCTGGAACTCGCTGAACGCACCGGACGAGTGCTCCGGCTTCGCCAGGGCCGCGTCGAGCTCGATGAGATGAGGACCGCCGCATAG
- a CDS encoding arylesterase: MLVLGNSIAAGLGLADPGRQSFPARLQQKVDSLGWNVRVRNAGESGMTSAGGLQRIDWLLQQPVDVLVLELGGNDGLRGVDPTATTKNLTAIIDSTFSRYPDARVILAGMQIPPNLGPQYTQRFRDIYPSIASQYDRVSLIPFVLEGVGGVDSLMQDDGIHPTIEGQRYVASNVWNVLRPVLENMQTRDSELQPAS; this comes from the coding sequence GTGCTGGTACTTGGCAACAGCATCGCCGCTGGTCTAGGACTTGCCGACCCGGGACGCCAGTCGTTCCCCGCCCGTTTGCAGCAGAAAGTCGACTCCCTCGGTTGGAATGTACGGGTGCGCAATGCCGGGGAAAGCGGCATGACCTCCGCCGGCGGTCTCCAACGCATCGACTGGCTTCTACAACAGCCGGTCGACGTGCTCGTCCTGGAACTCGGAGGCAATGACGGACTCCGCGGTGTCGATCCAACAGCCACGACGAAGAATCTAACGGCCATCATCGACAGCACATTCAGCCGCTATCCGGACGCTCGCGTGATCCTCGCCGGTATGCAGATTCCACCGAACCTCGGACCGCAGTATACGCAGCGGTTCCGCGACATCTACCCTTCGATCGCATCTCAATACGATCGCGTTTCCCTCATCCCGTTCGTCCTCGAAGGCGTCGGCGGAGTCGACTCGCTGATGCAAGACGATGGGATTCACCCGACGATCGAAGGCCAACGTTACGTCGCCTCGAACGTGTGGAATGTTCTGCGTCCCGTGCTTGAGAACATGCAGACGCGCGACTCCGAGCTCCAACCGGCCTCCTGA
- a CDS encoding NAD(P)(+) transhydrogenase (Re/Si-specific) subunit beta has product MKTAIIDLAYLLSAVLFVFGLKRMQSPVTAQRGNQLASAGMFVAVIATLFLYEVLSWPMIIGGVIVGGGIGVVLARKVEMTSMPELVAIFNGFGGLASALVASAEIAQYTGGSAIELSAFDAVAAITIGLSVLIGTVTFSGSIVANGKLSGWISGNPISFPGLRVLMALLVLGSFGAIVYMALEAGGFPTEVEPVLYTVMALGAAAFFLGIVLVIPIGGADMPVVVALLNSYSGLAAAATGFVLDNTALIVSGTLVGAAGLILTVIMCDAMNRSLANVMLGGFGGDGGGASGVDVPEGKSVNETSPDDTAILMSYADKVVIVPGYGLAVAQAQHEVREMAQLLEDQGIEVKYAIHPVAGRMPGHMNVLLAEANVPYERLYEMDDINPEFSTTDVALVIGANDVVNPAAREDEDSPIYGMPILNVDEAETVVVIKRSLSPGYSGVPNNLFYNDNTKMLFSDAKEAVAGIVDEVKALKEA; this is encoded by the coding sequence ATGAAGACTGCTATTATTGATCTCGCCTACCTGCTGTCCGCTGTCCTATTTGTTTTTGGGCTGAAGCGGATGCAGTCTCCTGTCACCGCGCAGCGTGGCAACCAACTGGCTTCTGCCGGTATGTTCGTTGCCGTCATCGCAACGCTGTTTCTTTATGAGGTGCTGTCCTGGCCGATGATCATCGGGGGCGTGATCGTTGGAGGCGGCATCGGTGTGGTTCTGGCCCGAAAGGTCGAGATGACATCGATGCCAGAGCTCGTGGCCATTTTTAACGGGTTCGGCGGCCTTGCGTCGGCACTCGTCGCTAGCGCAGAGATTGCTCAGTACACGGGCGGCTCCGCAATCGAGCTTTCCGCTTTCGATGCCGTTGCGGCCATCACGATTGGTCTCTCCGTTCTTATCGGAACGGTGACGTTTTCCGGGAGCATTGTCGCAAACGGCAAGCTTTCAGGATGGATTTCCGGGAATCCGATCTCTTTTCCCGGCTTGCGAGTCTTGATGGCGCTTCTCGTTCTGGGATCCTTCGGAGCCATTGTTTACATGGCGCTGGAAGCCGGTGGTTTTCCAACAGAGGTGGAGCCGGTTCTCTACACCGTTATGGCGCTGGGAGCAGCAGCATTTTTTCTCGGCATCGTTCTCGTCATTCCGATCGGCGGGGCGGACATGCCGGTTGTGGTCGCGCTCTTGAACTCGTACTCCGGGCTTGCAGCTGCAGCGACGGGATTCGTGCTCGATAACACGGCCCTGATCGTGAGTGGCACCCTCGTTGGAGCAGCCGGTCTCATTCTGACCGTCATCATGTGCGATGCAATGAACCGTTCGTTGGCGAACGTGATGCTTGGCGGCTTCGGCGGTGATGGGGGTGGCGCATCCGGTGTGGATGTACCGGAAGGTAAGTCGGTGAATGAGACGTCGCCGGACGACACCGCCATCCTCATGAGCTATGCGGACAAGGTGGTGATCGTGCCCGGATACGGTCTGGCCGTCGCGCAGGCACAGCATGAGGTCCGGGAGATGGCGCAGTTACTCGAAGACCAGGGCATCGAGGTAAAGTATGCGATCCATCCGGTCGCGGGCCGAATGCCGGGTCACATGAACGTGCTGCTGGCGGAGGCGAATGTGCCGTACGAGCGGCTCTACGAGATGGACGATATTAACCCCGAGTTTTCGACGACCGACGTGGCGCTCGTCATTGGCGCAAATGACGTGGTGAACCCGGCTGCGAGGGAGGATGAGGATAGCCCCATTTACGGGATGCCCATCCTGAATGTGGACGAGGCGGAGACGGTTGTCGTGATCAAGCGCAGCCTCAGCCCCGGCTACTCAGGCGTACCGAACAACCTGTTCTACAACGACAACACGAAGATGCTCTTCTCCGACGCGAAGGAGGCGGTCGCGGGCATCGTGGACGAGGTCAAGGCGCTGAAAGAAGCGTAA
- a CDS encoding NAD(P) transhydrogenase subunit alpha, protein MLNNVIIFVLSAFLGTEVLSKVPQTLHTPLMSGANAISGITLVGAVVAAGMTGNEWASWIGFAAVVVASINVVGGFLVTDRMLQMFARKKRGTPSDVDASTVATPTNGAA, encoded by the coding sequence ATGCTAAACAACGTTATTATCTTTGTGCTTTCGGCTTTTCTCGGAACGGAGGTTCTGAGCAAGGTGCCGCAGACGCTGCACACGCCGCTCATGTCTGGAGCGAACGCTATTAGCGGGATCACGCTCGTTGGGGCGGTGGTGGCGGCGGGAATGACTGGAAATGAGTGGGCCTCGTGGATCGGATTTGCTGCCGTAGTGGTGGCATCGATTAACGTGGTGGGTGGCTTCCTCGTGACCGATCGAATGCTACAGATGTTTGCAAGAAAGAAGCGCGGTACGCCATCGGATGTCGATGCTTCGACCGTTGCTACGCCGACGAACGGCGCTGCCTGA
- a CDS encoding Re/Si-specific NAD(P)(+) transhydrogenase subunit alpha — protein sequence MALTIGIPRETESGETRVALIPKIADRMLKSVDGLEILVESGAGERAFHSDRSFEDAGCQIVDRDTVFGADLIAKVAPPSDDEIAAMHEGQVIAGFLSPLDRPSLARALADRGVTSLSMELVPRISRAQKMDALSAMSSLGGYRATILAADRLPKFFPLLTTAAGTIRPAQVLVLGAGVAGLQAIATAKRLGAKVFGYDIRDATREEIESLGAKFVELELDMGDQEDEGGYAKELQKEKQERQPELLQPHIADADVVISTALIPGRPAPLLIREEAVEAMKPGSVIIDLAAPNGGNCAYTEAGETVVEHDVSVIGPTNLPADMPVHASQLYAKTITSLIEEFVEDGAFTPDFDDEIFDGACLTHDGEVHNERVRGMLSQEA from the coding sequence ATGGCTCTTACGATCGGCATTCCTCGCGAAACCGAATCTGGGGAAACGCGCGTCGCGCTTATTCCAAAAATCGCCGATCGGATGCTCAAGTCCGTCGATGGCCTAGAGATTCTCGTCGAGTCCGGAGCGGGCGAGCGTGCCTTCCACTCTGATCGCAGCTTCGAGGATGCGGGCTGCCAGATTGTGGACCGCGACACCGTGTTCGGTGCAGACCTCATCGCGAAAGTTGCCCCACCGTCCGACGACGAGATCGCTGCGATGCACGAAGGACAAGTGATCGCCGGCTTTTTGAGCCCGCTCGATCGTCCGTCCCTTGCTCGCGCTCTGGCCGACCGAGGCGTGACCTCGTTGTCGATGGAGCTTGTGCCGAGAATCTCACGTGCGCAGAAGATGGACGCTCTTTCCGCCATGAGCTCGCTCGGCGGCTATCGGGCGACGATTCTTGCCGCCGACCGCCTCCCGAAGTTCTTCCCACTTTTGACGACGGCGGCGGGAACGATTCGTCCAGCCCAGGTCCTCGTCCTTGGGGCCGGTGTTGCCGGGCTCCAGGCGATTGCAACAGCGAAACGTCTTGGCGCAAAGGTCTTCGGCTACGACATCCGCGACGCGACGCGAGAGGAGATTGAGAGTCTGGGTGCGAAGTTCGTCGAGCTTGAGCTGGATATGGGAGATCAGGAAGACGAGGGCGGGTATGCGAAGGAATTGCAGAAAGAAAAGCAGGAGAGACAGCCGGAACTCTTGCAGCCGCACATTGCCGACGCTGATGTCGTGATCAGCACCGCGCTGATTCCCGGCCGACCCGCGCCCCTCCTGATTCGAGAGGAGGCGGTTGAAGCGATGAAGCCAGGTTCGGTGATAATCGATCTTGCTGCACCGAATGGAGGAAACTGTGCATATACGGAAGCCGGCGAGACGGTTGTAGAGCACGACGTCTCCGTAATCGGCCCCACGAATTTGCCTGCGGACATGCCGGTTCACGCGAGCCAACTCTACGCCAAGACCATTACGTCGCTCATCGAAGAGTTCGTCGAAGACGGAGCATTCACGCCGGACTTCGACGACGAGATTTTCGACGGCGCCTGCCTGACGCACGATGGCGAGGTTCACAACGAGCGCGTCCGCGGTATGCTGTCTCAGGAAGCTTAG